The following proteins come from a genomic window of Candidatus Bathyarchaeota archaeon:
- the nikR gene encoding nickel-responsive transcriptional regulator NikR: MQKIIRAGVSFPSDLLEEFDRIIKRKGYKKRSKAICDAMRLYISTYKWEETKEEVIGVIALIYDHEVRGTTDALTELEHEHGKLIVSTMHIHLDEKNCLELIALKGLAKEIKFLADKLMSVRGVKQLKLLTAVA; encoded by the coding sequence ATGCAGAAAATTATTCGAGCAGGAGTTTCTTTTCCTTCAGATTTACTTGAAGAGTTTGATAGAATAATTAAAAGAAAAGGTTATAAAAAAAGATCTAAAGCTATTTGTGATGCTATGAGGCTTTATATATCAACTTATAAATGGGAGGAAACTAAAGAAGAAGTTATAGGAGTAATCGCGTTAATTTATGATCATGAAGTAAGAGGGACAACTGATGCGCTTACAGAGTTAGAACATGAGCATGGAAAATTAATAGTTTCAACAATGCACATTCATTTAGATGAAAAAAATTGTTTAGAACTTATAGCTTTAAAAGGGCTAGCTAAAGAAATTAAATTTTTAGCAGATAAATTAATGAGTGTTAGAGGTGTAAAACAGCTTAAACTTTTAACAGCGGTTGCTTAA
- a CDS encoding ABC transporter ATP-binding protein, whose protein sequence is MGNIAVELINVTYVYPDGTVALKDISLKIMKGEKVAILGPNGSGKSTLFMVIAGLLKPVKGEVKIFNSSNSGFPLVGLAFQDPDDQLFCPTLIEDVAFGALNLGLTKKEAIKKAEEILKAVGLEKLKNKPPHRLSIGEKKKASIATVLIMKPKILALDEPTSNLDPKSKFELINLVNKLYKNNEFTLIVATHDTEFALKTVEKAYVLNNGRIVGSGLINEVLTNTDLLRKIGLIA, encoded by the coding sequence ATGGGTAATATAGCTGTAGAGTTAATTAATGTGACATACGTTTATCCTGATGGGACTGTTGCATTAAAAGATATTAGTTTAAAAATTATGAAAGGAGAAAAAGTAGCAATTCTTGGACCGAATGGTTCTGGGAAATCTACGCTTTTTATGGTTATTGCTGGTTTGCTTAAACCAGTTAAAGGGGAAGTGAAAATATTTAATTCTAGTAATTCAGGTTTCCCTCTGGTTGGATTAGCTTTTCAAGATCCTGATGATCAACTTTTCTGTCCAACACTTATAGAGGATGTGGCTTTTGGAGCTTTAAATCTGGGTTTAACAAAAAAGGAAGCTATTAAAAAAGCTGAAGAAATTTTAAAAGCTGTTGGACTTGAAAAACTTAAGAATAAGCCTCCGCATCGTTTAAGTATCGGAGAAAAAAAGAAAGCTTCCATAGCTACTGTATTGATTATGAAACCTAAAATACTTGCTTTAGATGAACCCACATCTAACTTAGATCCTAAAAGCAAATTTGAATTAATTAACTTAGTTAATAAATTGTATAAAAATAATGAATTTACTTTAATTGTTGCTACTCATGATACTGAATTTGCTCTTAAAACAGTTGAAAAAGCATATGTGTTAAATAATGGGAGAATTGTTGGAAGCGGTCTTATAAATGAAGTTTTAACAAATACAGATTTATTAAGAAAGATTGGGTTAATCGCTTAG
- the larB gene encoding nickel pincer cofactor biosynthesis protein LarB yields MNLREILEKVKNGELSINEAEKLIKIFSIHEIENLAKLDEGRELRRNIPEIIYAEAKQEKYLSQIVSQAIQRRDKVILSKLKPEAAEMIKATLAKEPLSIYYNEEAKVMVIKKFNAYTPNIKRKIGIITAGTSDIPIALEAKIIAEEMGCEVLTVFDVGIAGLHRLFNPLKDMIKQNVDAIIVVAGMEGALPSLVASLVDVPVIGVPTSIGYGIGEKGLGALITMLQSCTLGLSVVNIDGGVAAGIFASLIACRVAKAKELSD; encoded by the coding sequence TTGAATTTAAGAGAAATTTTAGAAAAAGTTAAAAATGGAGAGTTATCAATTAATGAAGCTGAAAAACTTATTAAGATTTTTTCTATTCATGAAATAGAGAATCTAGCTAAATTAGATGAAGGAAGAGAATTAAGAAGAAATATCCCTGAGATAATCTATGCTGAAGCTAAACAAGAAAAATATTTGAGTCAAATTGTTTCTCAAGCAATTCAACGTAGAGATAAAGTGATTTTAAGCAAGCTTAAACCTGAAGCTGCTGAAATGATTAAAGCAACCTTAGCAAAAGAACCTTTATCAATTTATTATAATGAAGAAGCTAAAGTAATGGTTATTAAAAAATTTAATGCGTATACCCCTAACATTAAGAGAAAAATTGGAATAATAACAGCTGGCACGTCAGATATTCCAATAGCTTTAGAAGCTAAAATAATAGCTGAAGAAATGGGATGCGAAGTCTTAACAGTTTTTGATGTAGGTATAGCTGGTCTTCATAGACTCTTTAATCCATTAAAAGATATGATTAAACAAAATGTTGATGCTATAATAGTTGTTGCAGGGATGGAGGGTGCGTTACCATCTTTAGTAGCAAGCTTGGTTGATGTGCCTGTTATAGGTGTTCCAACATCAATAGGCTACGGAATCGGAGAAAAAGGTTTAGGAGCTTTAATAACCATGCTTCAAAGCTGCACTTTAGGTTTAAGTGTAGTTAATATTGATGGTGGTGTAGCTGCAGGAATATTTGCAAGTTTAATAGCTTGCAGAGTGGCTAAAGCTAAAGAACTAAGCGATTAA
- a CDS encoding 3-isopropylmalate dehydratase small subunit: MKISGIVLKFGNNIDTDVILPGKYLVLTDPEELAKHAMEGLDKEFSEKAKKGVVIVAGENFGCGSSREHAPIALKYAGVKAIIAKSFARIFYRNAINIGLPVLECEDAYEKIEENNELLIDLSSGEIIDKTKNLTFKFIPLPSFLLNILTHGGLIKSLKSSLMQKSS, translated from the coding sequence ATGAAGATTTCAGGCATAGTTTTAAAGTTTGGAAACAATATTGATACAGATGTTATTCTTCCAGGAAAATATTTAGTGCTTACAGATCCTGAAGAATTAGCTAAACATGCTATGGAGGGTTTAGATAAAGAATTTTCAGAAAAAGCTAAAAAGGGTGTAGTAATAGTAGCTGGAGAAAACTTCGGATGCGGTTCAAGCCGAGAACATGCTCCCATAGCTTTAAAATATGCTGGAGTAAAAGCTATAATAGCTAAATCTTTTGCAAGAATATTTTATAGAAACGCAATTAATATAGGGTTACCTGTTTTAGAATGCGAAGATGCGTATGAAAAGATTGAAGAAAATAATGAGTTATTAATAGATTTAAGCTCTGGAGAAATAATTGATAAAACGAAGAATTTAACTTTTAAGTTTATTCCTCTTCCATCTTTTCTTCTAAACATTTTAACTCATGGAGGGTTAATTAAAAGCCTTAAAAGTTCTTTAATGCAAAAATCTTCATGA
- a CDS encoding Lrp/AsnC family transcriptional regulator, producing MTMDELDKKIIEILKGDSRAPFLKIAKQIGISEAAVRQRVKKLVEAGVLKRFTIEVKEEASAIMLISADPSTPTFKISNELKKINGVEKVYEVTGESDIVVFLSTRNIDELNACIDKVREVKGVIKTNTLMVLRSW from the coding sequence ATGACCATGGATGAATTAGATAAAAAAATAATTGAAATTTTAAAGGGGGATTCAAGAGCTCCATTTTTGAAAATAGCTAAACAAATTGGCATTTCAGAAGCTGCAGTCCGTCAAAGAGTAAAAAAACTTGTTGAAGCTGGAGTTTTAAAACGTTTCACAATAGAAGTTAAAGAGGAAGCTTCAGCTATAATGCTTATTTCTGCAGACCCTTCTACACCAACATTTAAAATTTCAAATGAATTAAAAAAAATAAATGGGGTTGAAAAAGTTTATGAAGTTACTGGAGAATCTGATATAGTTGTTTTTCTTTCAACAAGAAATATTGATGAGTTAAATGCATGTATAGATAAAGTTAGAGAAGTCAAAGGTGTAATTAAAACTAACACGTTAATGGTTTTGCGCTCTTGGTGA
- a CDS encoding branched-chain amino acid transaminase: MKIQPVEYVWMDGKFIKWNEAKIHIMTHALHYGTGVFEGIRAYPANGNLYVFRLKDHIKRLINSAKIYMMEINYTIEELTEVVLELLRINKLKELCYIRPIVFRGLGEFGLNPFGSPIQIAICAFPVGAYLEKGGVSVCTSSWRRIPDTSLPSTAKACGSYLNSVLAKIEAVQNGYDEAIFIDGNGYLSEGAGENIFLIRKGTVYTPPISSSILEGITRDSVIKIISDLGYPFFERPILRSELYICDEAFFTGTAAEITPILKVDNRIVGDGKPGKITNEIKDFFSEIVSCKKPSYQHWLTKVY; the protein is encoded by the coding sequence ATGAAGATTCAGCCTGTTGAATATGTTTGGATGGATGGAAAATTCATAAAATGGAATGAAGCCAAAATTCATATTATGACCCACGCATTACATTATGGAACAGGGGTTTTTGAAGGAATTAGAGCTTATCCTGCAAACGGAAACCTATATGTATTTAGACTTAAAGACCATATTAAAAGATTGATTAATTCAGCTAAAATCTATATGATGGAAATAAATTATACTATTGAAGAATTAACTGAAGTAGTTTTAGAACTTTTAAGAATAAATAAACTTAAAGAATTATGTTATATTAGACCAATAGTGTTTAGAGGTTTAGGAGAATTTGGGTTAAATCCTTTTGGATCCCCAATTCAAATAGCAATCTGCGCTTTCCCAGTAGGTGCTTATTTAGAGAAGGGGGGAGTAAGTGTTTGCACATCAAGTTGGCGTAGAATCCCAGATACTTCACTACCTTCAACTGCAAAAGCTTGTGGAAGCTACTTAAATTCTGTTTTAGCGAAAATAGAAGCTGTTCAAAATGGTTATGATGAAGCTATATTTATAGATGGAAATGGGTATTTAAGCGAAGGAGCAGGAGAAAACATTTTCTTAATTAGAAAGGGAACTGTATATACGCCTCCAATTTCTTCCTCAATTTTAGAAGGAATTACTAGGGATTCAGTAATCAAAATAATTTCAGATTTAGGCTATCCATTCTTTGAAAGACCTATCTTAAGATCTGAATTATATATATGTGATGAAGCTTTTTTCACTGGAACAGCTGCTGAAATAACCCCAATATTAAAGGTTGATAATAGAATTGTAGGGGATGGAAAACCTGGAAAAATAACAAATGAAATTAAAGATTTCTTTTCCGAAATAGTTTCTTGTAAAAAACCTAGCTATCAACATTGGTTAACTAAAGTTTATTAA
- a CDS encoding DUF362 domain-containing protein, whose product MQQVFFANINKGLKWDQMILNICEKTIPNTVKPGDLVAIKLHMGERGGGTFLKPSLIKPIVDFVKNVGGEPFLTDTSTLYRRGRGNAIEYLKTALINGFSPELIGCPIIIADGLNGENEVEVPFNGKYLKKVYVASTFMYVDSLIVVSHGKGHRLCGFGGSIKNVGMGCLSQKGKILIHKVSQPKVNLEKCVGCGICEKQCRWNAIKVVRNLAKIEYEKCVGCLDCFIVCPFEAVFPPEQGKEEVLVRLAEAAAAVLKKFKDKASFINFLIDITELCDCVPNASRKFAPDIGILGSKDIVAIDKASLDLIKESCNNKSIFLDLHKVDPEIMIKTAEEIGLGNAKYELIEL is encoded by the coding sequence ATGCAGCAAGTTTTCTTTGCAAATATTAATAAAGGTTTAAAATGGGATCAAATGATTCTAAACATATGTGAGAAAACTATTCCAAATACAGTTAAACCTGGAGATTTAGTTGCTATAAAACTTCATATGGGTGAAAGAGGAGGAGGGACATTTCTTAAACCATCATTAATTAAGCCTATAGTTGATTTTGTAAAAAACGTTGGTGGAGAACCATTTTTAACAGACACTTCTACTCTTTACAGGAGAGGAAGAGGAAACGCTATAGAATATTTGAAAACAGCTTTAATAAATGGATTCTCTCCTGAACTTATAGGTTGCCCAATAATTATAGCGGATGGATTAAATGGTGAAAATGAAGTTGAAGTGCCTTTTAATGGAAAATACTTAAAGAAGGTTTATGTCGCTTCAACGTTTATGTATGTCGATAGTTTAATAGTTGTTTCACATGGTAAAGGACATAGGCTATGTGGCTTTGGAGGAAGCATAAAAAACGTTGGAATGGGTTGTTTATCTCAGAAAGGAAAAATTCTAATTCATAAAGTGAGTCAACCTAAAGTTAACTTAGAGAAATGTGTTGGATGTGGAATTTGCGAAAAACAATGTCGATGGAACGCTATAAAAGTAGTTAGGAATTTAGCGAAAATAGAGTATGAAAAATGTGTTGGATGCTTAGATTGTTTTATAGTTTGTCCTTTTGAAGCTGTTTTTCCGCCAGAGCAAGGTAAAGAGGAGGTATTAGTTAGGTTAGCTGAAGCTGCTGCAGCTGTATTGAAAAAGTTTAAAGATAAAGCTTCCTTCATTAACTTTTTAATAGATATAACGGAATTATGTGATTGTGTTCCAAATGCTTCTAGAAAATTTGCTCCAGACATAGGGATTTTAGGATCTAAAGATATTGTAGCAATAGATAAAGCTTCACTTGATTTAATAAAAGAAAGCTGTAATAATAAGAGTATATTTTTAGATTTGCATAAAGTGGATCCAGAAATTATGATTAAAACAGCTGAAGAAATAGGTTTAGGAAATGCAAAATATGAGCTTATAGAGTTATAG
- the hypD gene encoding hydrogenase formation protein HypD, with translation METQLKFRDPNLTKEVLKYIKNLAPNYEVKFCHVCGTHEWVITHYGIRSLLPEKIDVIAGPGCPVCIVPAKEIDEAIWIALNKATVLTFGDMVRVPGSKISLLQAKASGGKVKIVYSVKDAVKIAKQNPNEEFVFFAVGFETTAPSTALEITRDPPKNLSFLISHRLIPPVMELLLGIGDLHIDGFIAPGHVSTIIGLKPYEIFPKVYRMPTVIAGFEPLDVLFALLTLLKQVSHKEARLENEYSRSVKWEGNLKAQKLINEVFEVTDGIWRGLGKVPNSALKLKEKFSYLDARLKYEIKIESSRDLLPGCCCHLVIIGKIKPPECPLFMKTCTPQTPKGSCMVSSEGTCAIWAKYGAAKI, from the coding sequence ATGGAAACTCAATTAAAATTTAGGGATCCAAACTTAACTAAAGAGGTTTTAAAATATATAAAAAATTTAGCACCGAATTATGAAGTTAAATTTTGTCATGTATGTGGGACTCATGAGTGGGTAATAACACATTATGGAATTAGATCTCTTCTCCCAGAAAAAATAGATGTTATAGCTGGTCCAGGTTGCCCAGTATGTATCGTACCAGCTAAAGAGATTGATGAAGCAATATGGATAGCGTTAAATAAAGCTACTGTTTTAACTTTTGGAGATATGGTTAGAGTTCCAGGATCTAAAATTTCTCTTTTACAAGCTAAAGCTTCAGGTGGAAAAGTTAAAATTGTTTATAGTGTTAAGGATGCTGTTAAAATAGCTAAACAAAACCCAAATGAAGAATTCGTTTTTTTCGCTGTTGGATTTGAAACAACAGCTCCTTCAACAGCTTTAGAAATTACAAGGGATCCACCTAAAAACTTAAGTTTTTTAATTTCCCATAGGCTTATACCTCCAGTTATGGAGCTTCTTCTTGGAATTGGAGATTTACATATAGACGGCTTTATAGCTCCAGGACATGTTTCAACAATAATTGGGTTAAAACCTTATGAAATATTCCCTAAAGTTTACAGAATGCCAACTGTTATAGCTGGGTTTGAACCTTTAGATGTATTGTTTGCTTTACTTACTCTTTTAAAGCAAGTTTCTCATAAAGAAGCAAGATTAGAAAATGAATATTCAAGATCAGTTAAATGGGAAGGAAATTTAAAAGCTCAAAAATTAATTAATGAAGTTTTTGAGGTAACAGATGGAATTTGGAGGGGGCTAGGAAAAGTTCCAAATTCAGCTTTAAAATTAAAGGAAAAATTTTCTTACTTAGATGCTAGACTGAAATATGAAATCAAAATTGAGTCTTCAAGAGATTTACTTCCAGGATGCTGTTGTCATCTAGTTATAATAGGTAAAATAAAGCCTCCAGAATGCCCGTTATTTATGAAAACATGCACGCCTCAAACACCAAAAGGTTCATGTATGGTGTCTAGTGAAGGGACATGCGCTATCTGGGCTAAATATGGTGCAGCTAAAATTTGA
- a CDS encoding 5-formyltetrahydrofolate cyclo-ligase, whose product MENNIIKLKKNKLRIEIWSKMEKTGLAIFPNPCFGRIPNFIDADKAAAKLKMIPEYNEAKVVLVNPDAAQAPVREMVLRDGKTLVMPTPKLKKGFLIIKPEKVKGKEHFASTIKGAFKLGEFTDKIPCVDFIVEGCVAVDRKGHRLGKGGGYGDKEIKIAKQSSNKPIKIATTCHSIQVVDEVPVDIHDEKVDYIATENELIQVEGDKK is encoded by the coding sequence ATGGAGAACAATATTATAAAGTTAAAAAAGAATAAATTAAGGATTGAAATTTGGAGTAAAATGGAAAAAACTGGGCTAGCTATTTTTCCTAATCCATGTTTTGGGAGAATCCCAAACTTTATAGATGCTGATAAAGCTGCAGCAAAACTTAAAATGATCCCAGAATATAATGAAGCTAAAGTAGTTTTAGTTAATCCTGATGCTGCTCAAGCACCAGTAAGAGAAATGGTTTTACGTGATGGTAAAACGCTTGTAATGCCCACTCCAAAATTAAAAAAGGGTTTTTTAATAATAAAACCTGAAAAAGTTAAAGGTAAAGAACATTTCGCATCAACTATTAAAGGCGCATTTAAACTTGGTGAATTCACTGATAAAATTCCATGCGTAGACTTTATAGTAGAAGGATGCGTTGCTGTAGATAGAAAAGGGCATAGATTAGGTAAAGGAGGAGGATACGGCGATAAAGAAATAAAAATTGCAAAACAATCATCTAATAAACCAATTAAAATAGCTACTACATGCCATTCGATTCAAGTTGTTGATGAAGTACCAGTTGATATACATGATGAAAAAGTTGATTATATAGCTACTGAAAATGAATTAATTCAAGTAGAAGGAGATAAAAAATAG
- the cbiQ gene encoding cobalt ECF transporter T component CbiQ, producing the protein MIEEFLKTFKEVSFTEKYNLTNGFLQKIDPRAKLISVISLILAAVISNSITSLLIFLTLIFILAFASRISIKDFLFRSLFFITFFSIVIAIPNIFITPGEVIASFNIFSFKLQLTMQGFLSTLHFILRVWMCVSSLILLNLTTKFSNIIDSMKSLKIPKVFTMMFSITYRFLFLFINEAYRMILAKESRTIKKKMSKIDNIKTLGLIISSLFIRAYERGERVYLAMKNRGYMGEMKSLSVIKFHLKDALFIFFFMLFIILVLLSEVSNLWVI; encoded by the coding sequence ATGATAGAGGAATTTTTAAAAACATTTAAGGAAGTATCCTTTACAGAAAAATATAATTTAACAAATGGTTTTCTTCAAAAAATTGATCCTAGAGCAAAACTTATTTCGGTTATATCTTTAATTTTAGCTGCAGTAATTTCAAATTCTATTACTTCTTTATTAATTTTCTTAACTCTTATATTTATCTTGGCTTTTGCATCAAGAATTTCTATTAAAGATTTTCTTTTTAGATCATTATTTTTTATAACTTTTTTTTCCATAGTGATTGCAATTCCAAATATTTTTATAACCCCAGGAGAAGTAATTGCGTCATTTAACATTTTTAGTTTTAAACTTCAATTAACTATGCAAGGATTTCTTTCCACGTTGCATTTTATTTTAAGAGTTTGGATGTGTGTTTCTTCGTTAATTCTTTTAAATTTAACAACAAAATTTTCAAATATTATTGATTCTATGAAAAGCCTTAAAATTCCAAAAGTTTTTACAATGATGTTTTCCATAACTTACCGTTTTCTTTTTTTATTTATTAATGAAGCGTATCGAATGATTTTAGCTAAAGAATCTAGAACCATAAAGAAGAAAATGAGTAAAATAGATAATATAAAGACTTTAGGATTAATAATTTCATCTTTATTCATTAGAGCTTATGAAAGAGGAGAGAGAGTTTATTTAGCAATGAAAAATAGAGGATATATGGGAGAGATGAAAAGTTTAAGCGTTATTAAGTTTCATCTTAAGGATGCTTTATTTATATTTTTCTTTATGTTATTTATTATTCTTGTTTTATTAAGTGAGGTTTCCAACTTATGGGTAATATAG
- a CDS encoding PDGLE domain-containing protein, whose translation MENRKMIIFGIIISIIFVIVGCIWLSVSVETLDKIAEKFEATEISIWNPPLPDYALPGFEENVMLNISVGILFTLITFLVSFGVGKALGRKK comes from the coding sequence ATGGAAAATAGGAAAATGATTATCTTTGGAATAATTATATCAATCATATTTGTTATAGTTGGGTGTATATGGCTTTCAGTTTCAGTTGAAACTTTAGATAAAATTGCTGAAAAATTTGAAGCGACTGAAATCTCTATTTGGAATCCTCCTTTACCTGATTACGCATTACCTGGGTTTGAAGAGAATGTAATGCTAAATATAAGTGTAGGCATTTTATTCACATTAATTACATTTTTAGTTTCATTTGGAGTAGGTAAAGCTTTAGGAAGAAAGAAATAG
- the cimA gene encoding citramalate synthase, producing MNNDFIELYDTTLRDGNQAVEVNFSVNDKLKIARKLSEFGIHYIEGGWPNVTNKAEVEFFKEVKKENLKSKVAVFGMTIKPNSEPDEDENLNLLIEVEPDLITLMGKAWSLHVTKVLNTSFEENLRMISKSITYLKSYGYEVFFDAEHFYDGFKENKDYALKVLKTAIEAGASKLILCDTRGASLPKEVYEITRNVKDEVKAELGIHAHNDRGLATANSLFAFEAGATQIQGTINGLGERCGNADLIEIIGNLELSYGIKTGVILKKLTEISNYVYEIANVPGDNYQPFVGKFAFTHKGGIHGDAVMKCPESYEAFDPSKVGNKREITVSSQAGLSNLVFKAQEFGFNLNKNSIEAKKILEKIKAMESIGYHFENAEASLALVFARELKVNLNYFNLSSWRAFVLNQNDSISAESIVKLKVGDNIIITAAEGNGPVNAFDIALRKALKKQYPEISKVSLVGYRVKEVDVEKGTASSVQVFIEFKANGERWSTVGVSSNILKASEEALVDGYIYYLYKILGKKPNS from the coding sequence ATTAATAATGATTTTATAGAGCTTTACGATACAACCTTAAGAGATGGAAACCAAGCTGTAGAAGTTAATTTTTCAGTTAATGATAAACTAAAGATAGCTAGAAAACTTAGCGAATTTGGAATTCACTATATTGAAGGTGGTTGGCCCAACGTTACTAATAAAGCTGAAGTAGAATTCTTTAAAGAAGTGAAAAAAGAAAACTTAAAAAGCAAGGTAGCTGTGTTTGGAATGACCATTAAACCAAATAGTGAACCTGATGAAGATGAAAACTTAAATTTATTAATTGAAGTGGAACCTGATTTAATAACTTTAATGGGTAAAGCATGGAGTCTTCATGTAACAAAAGTATTAAATACAAGTTTTGAAGAGAACCTTAGAATGATTTCTAAATCAATAACCTACCTGAAAAGTTACGGGTATGAAGTGTTTTTTGATGCTGAACATTTTTATGATGGATTTAAGGAAAATAAAGATTATGCTTTAAAAGTTTTAAAAACCGCTATTGAAGCTGGCGCCTCTAAATTAATTTTATGCGATACTAGAGGAGCCTCTTTACCGAAAGAAGTTTATGAAATAACTAGAAATGTTAAGGATGAAGTTAAAGCTGAATTAGGTATTCATGCGCATAATGATAGAGGTTTAGCTACAGCAAATAGTCTTTTCGCTTTTGAGGCTGGTGCAACCCAAATACAAGGAACAATTAACGGTTTAGGAGAAAGATGCGGTAATGCTGATTTAATTGAGATTATTGGTAATTTAGAGTTAAGCTATGGAATTAAAACAGGTGTGATTTTAAAAAAGCTTACAGAAATTTCAAACTATGTTTATGAAATAGCTAATGTTCCCGGAGATAACTACCAACCTTTTGTTGGAAAATTTGCCTTTACACATAAAGGTGGTATACATGGTGATGCTGTTATGAAGTGTCCTGAAAGTTATGAAGCTTTTGACCCCTCTAAAGTTGGCAATAAAAGAGAAATAACTGTTTCTTCTCAAGCAGGTTTATCAAACTTAGTTTTTAAAGCTCAAGAATTTGGCTTTAACTTAAATAAAAACTCAATTGAAGCTAAGAAAATCCTTGAGAAAATAAAAGCTATGGAAAGCATAGGTTATCATTTCGAAAATGCTGAAGCTAGTTTAGCTTTGGTTTTCGCTAGAGAGCTTAAAGTTAACTTAAATTATTTTAATTTATCAAGTTGGAGAGCTTTTGTTTTAAATCAAAACGATTCAATTTCAGCTGAAAGTATAGTTAAACTAAAAGTAGGTGATAACATAATTATTACTGCTGCTGAAGGAAACGGACCTGTTAATGCATTTGATATAGCTTTAAGGAAGGCATTAAAAAAGCAATATCCAGAAATTTCAAAAGTTTCTTTAGTTGGATATAGAGTTAAAGAAGTGGATGTTGAAAAAGGTACAGCATCATCCGTTCAGGTATTTATAGAATTTAAAGCAAATGGAGAAAGATGGTCCACTGTAGGAGTTTCCTCAAATATCCTGAAAGCTAGTGAAGAAGCTCTAGTAGATGGCTACATATATTATCTTTATAAAATTTTAGGTAAAAAACCAAATTCATGA
- a CDS encoding energy-coupling factor ABC transporter permease, translating to MHIPDGFLDLKICSVTYVLTAVFWFFAFRKAKKVLTDKQIPLMAVLTAMFFAAQMMNYPIIGGTTAHLLGGPILAITLGPYGGLISMTIILLIQALFFGDGGITTFGANVWNMGVIGVFVPYIIWALFPKNKKGMILGAFIGAFIGDVLAAISAGLELGLSAKFLYGVSIAVPAMALHHSIMGVGEGIVTSIIIVILLKSRPDLLDLPKIAPNWLSK from the coding sequence GTGCATATTCCAGATGGTTTTTTAGATTTAAAAATTTGTTCAGTAACTTATGTGCTTACAGCAGTATTCTGGTTTTTCGCTTTTAGAAAAGCTAAAAAAGTTTTAACTGATAAACAAATTCCATTAATGGCTGTTTTAACAGCAATGTTTTTTGCTGCTCAAATGATGAATTACCCAATAATAGGTGGAACAACAGCTCATCTTTTAGGTGGACCAATACTAGCGATAACTCTTGGACCATATGGCGGATTAATTTCGATGACTATTATTTTATTAATTCAAGCGCTATTCTTTGGTGATGGTGGCATAACGACTTTTGGAGCAAACGTTTGGAATATGGGCGTTATAGGAGTTTTTGTACCATATATTATATGGGCGTTATTTCCAAAAAATAAAAAAGGAATGATTTTAGGAGCGTTTATTGGAGCATTTATTGGAGATGTTTTAGCCGCTATATCAGCTGGATTAGAGTTGGGTTTATCAGCTAAATTTCTTTATGGTGTTTCAATAGCTGTACCAGCTATGGCTCTTCATCATTCAATAATGGGAGTTGGAGAAGGAATTGTAACTTCTATAATAATAGTTATTTTATTAAAATCTAGACCTGATTTACTTGATTTACCAAAAATAGCGCCTAACTGGTTAAGTAAATAA
- a CDS encoding HypC/HybG/HupF family hydrogenase formation chaperone, translated as MCLAIPAKVLSISGVNAKVDFGGNIIREVDVSLVNVKVGDYVLVHAGYAIQVLSKEEAEETLRLWKEILTLL; from the coding sequence ATGTGCCTAGCCATTCCAGCAAAAGTTTTAAGCATTTCAGGGGTAAACGCTAAAGTTGATTTTGGAGGGAACATAATTAGAGAAGTTGATGTTTCCTTAGTTAATGTTAAAGTTGGCGATTATGTCTTAGTGCATGCAGGTTATGCAATTCAAGTTTTAAGTAAAGAAGAAGCTGAAGAAACTTTAAGGTTATGGAAGGAAATTTTAACATTGCTATAG